DNA from Desulforegula conservatrix Mb1Pa:
AAAACCATTTGATCCTTATGAGGTTGTGGCAAGGGTTGAAACCCATCTGAGCTTAAGACTTACTAAGCAGAAACTTGAAAAAGTCGTCTCTGAGCTTAAAAGTGTTCTGAAGGAAAAAGAAGAACTGGTAAAAGAACTGGAAATAATGGCCCACACTGATGGTCTGACCGGGGTAAACAACAGGTCACGCTTTTTTTCACTTGCGGAACATGAATTTAACGGATGCTCCAGATATAACCAGCCCCTGTCCGTCATAATGATTGATATAGACCATTTCAAGAGACTCAATGATTCTTATGGCCATGCTGCAGGTGATTTTGTTCTGAAAGAGACTTCTTCGGCAATCAAGAAAAATCTAAGAAAAGCTGACGTGCTTGCAAGATATGGCGGAGAAGAATTCATAATACTTCTTCCCATGTCACCAATAGCTCAGGTTCAAATTGTTGCTGAACGCATAAGAGAGAGCGTTGAATCAATGTCGATAGCTTTCAACTGCCAGATGTTAAGCACAACAATAAGCCT
Protein-coding regions in this window:
- a CDS encoding diguanylate cyclase is translated as MESLNEKKTVLIVDDTPNNLRLLSQILAEAGYHVRATASSKQALGTAISNPPDLILLDVMMPEMNGYELCRRLREEPETRDVPILFLSAMSEADAKIKGFVCGGQDYIAKPFDPYEVVARVETHLSLRLTKQKLEKVVSELKSVLKEKEELVKELEIMAHTDGLTGVNNRSRFFSLAEHEFNGCSRYNQPLSVIMIDIDHFKRLNDSYGHAAGDFVLKETSSAIKKNLRKADVLARYGGEEFIILLPMSPIAQVQIVAERIRESVESMSIAFNCQMLSTTISLGASEMNKNDTKITNIIERADKALYAAKNMGRNRVVCLELTDHLIDKNADDSLEKAV